From the genome of Nicotiana tabacum cultivar K326 chromosome 2, ASM71507v2, whole genome shotgun sequence:
agaccttcaaaattctgcccaacCTTAGGATATACGACAGGGCAACCGATCCCAAGGATCATGTGACCCATTACATCACAGCCGTGAAAGGCCAACCTCGCTAAGGAACAAATGTCTTCTATTTTGCTAAAGAAGTTTGGCGAAACCCTTACGGGAGGGGCATTAACATGGTACTCACAGCTACCAGCCCGCTCCATAGAAACTTTCGAGGATATGGCTGATACGTGCGTAACTGCACATGCTGGAGCTAAGAAGGACGAAGCAAGAGTAAACGACATATTCGTTGTCAAGCAGTCCTTGGGAGAGGTactgagggacttcctcgcccgattcaacagagtaaggatgaCTCTGCCGAACATGTCTAAAAGGATGACGGTCACAGATTTCCAGAACCGGTTGAGTAGAGATGGTTCAAGAACAACTACAAATCTGTTGAGCCGATTGATGAAATATCTTCCAACCACTTGGGACAAAATCCATAACGCTTATTGTGCCAAAATCGGAGCAGATgaggacgacctcaacggaccaaCTCATCATCGGTACAAGCCGAATCCAGAAAAGAATGAAGATACAACGTCAGGAGGGATCACCCGGTCTCACGGCCAAACATGGAATGACACTAGCCATACGCCAGGGCGCCCGCCATACCTTCCCTCCGCTTTGAAGAAGGCCCATCTAGGCCGAGAACGGgaactcaccggaatgagagAGGTATTGCCCCTTATTATctactcacaatttttgtgtgtcacctatAGAAATAGTCTATGCTCTTGAGAAACTCGGCACAAAAGTAAAGTGGCCGCCGAAGATGAGATCCGATTCGAACACCAGAAAATCTGACGCCCTCTGTGAGTTCCACCAGGAATGTGGGCACAAAACAGAAGATAGCATCACCCTCAGGCAAGAAGTTGTAAACATGCTGCGGCAGGGACACCTCAAAGAGCTGCTAAGTGACAAGGGGAGAAATAACTTTGCTAGAGGACGTGAACACCAAGGCCAGTCGAAGCATCCATCACTAGCTCGTACTATCAACATGATGGTCGGCAGAGGCGGCGATGCCTCTATCAATAGCGTAAAGTTCACCACCACTCACAAGCTCAAATGGTCTATCACCCGCGAACAGTATGACTAACTccaagaaagtatcatcttcgataagtcagatgcCGACGGTTTGAATTTCCCTCATAATGATGCCCTCGTAATTACTTTACGCATTTTAGATACTGATATCAAATGTATCATAGTGGACGAGGGAAGTGGAGCgtgcattatccatccccgagtccTCACCCAAATGAGACTTGAGGACAAGATAGTGCTGCACTACATCATGCTAACCgattttaataatgcagttgagCGGACATTAGAGGAAATTACACTCCTCGTCTTGGCCGACGGCGTGACTCTGGAGAtgacattccacatcatggactaGGCCACCGCATACAATACCATAGtgggatgaccatggatacaTTCCATGAGAGCCATCCCCTCCAGCCTATACCACGTAACTAAATTCCCAacaccatggggaatattcagcatatgCGGAGAACAACCTACGTCCCGCGAATGCTACCGCATTTCCTTAGACAGCATGGCAATCCAACAAAAAAAAGACAAGGAGAAAGAGGCACAGAAATCAATAGGGTCGAGGTCGACGCAAGAAAAGACCAGGGACATCATCGTAGATCCCGAAATGGTCGAGGTTGTGGATTCtaccatagaagacctcgacctcATTCAATTGGACCTCAATGAACTCTCGAATGCATCCAAGTTCTGCGAGAACTGAAGGTGTACCTATCATCACCACCTCTGCTTTCAAAACCTGAACCTGGGGAGCATCTCTTTGTCTATCTAGCCATCTCCGAAGTAGCAGTAAGTGCAATCCTGATCCGCAAAAATAAATATAAGCAATCTCCCATATATTACATTATAAAGACACTCGTCGACGCCGAGATAAGGTACCCGCAACTTGAAAAATTGGCTCTGGCattggtcgtagcttcacgaaagcttagaccctatttccaATGTCACACCATCTCGGTCGTTACAACCTTTACCATGAGgagcattttgcataaacccaAGCTATCGAGGAGGCTGGCCAAGTGGGCCATTGAGCTAAGCAAGCACGATATCACATACCAGCTGCGAACGATGATAAAGTCGCAGGTGCTCGCCGACTTTGTCGCAAATTTAAGTGCAAAGATAATGCCTGAAGTCAAAAAGGAAGCCTCCCAAGCTTCCctccaaacacaagacctctgggtCCTATAAAATGATGGCGTATCCAATGCATTAGGGTTCGggctgggactcgtactcgaggtccctacaggcgaagtaattcgccagtccataaggtgtccggatatgactaacaactaggccgagtatgaggccataattgcaggATTGAGGCTAGCACTCAAGTATGGGGTAAAGTGGTTAAAACTCCGCTGTGATTTCCagctcgtagtcaaccaagtcacatgGACTTTCCAAATAAAGGAACAAAGGTTGCAAAAATATCAGACAGAGATCAGCAAGCTACTGCCTGAGTTCGACGAATGCTAGCTTGACCAGATCCCACATGCGCAGAATGCCGTAGCGGACGACCTCACCAAACTGGCCGCAACTATAAAAAGCATCACGACCGGGGATAAAATCAtagtccacctcctcaactcatcactAGACAAAATCGAGGTAAGAACTATAAACTTAACATGGGATTGGCACAATCGTATTATTGCCTATCTGCAAGACGACACACTCCCAGGCGATAAGAAAGAAGCCAAGAAACTAAGAATGCTAACAGACATATACAGTCTCCTCCATAGCGACCTATACAGGAGGACTTATGGCGTCCCTCTAGCGAAATGTCTGGGCCCAAAGCAGACCCAGCGCGTCCTCGAAGAAGTCCATGAGGGCCATTGTGGTGCTCACTCCGGCAATCGAGCACTGGTCATATGCCTCATACGGGCGGGATACTAtaggcccaccatgaaaaaggatGCCTCACACTTCATGAGGAAATTCGAACAATGCCAAAAGTAtgccccaatgattcaccaagcagGCGAACACCACCACTCGGTCACCTCCCCGTGGCCGTTCatcaaatagggaatggacattgtGGGCTCCCTCCCAGCAGGGCGAGGTAATGTAtgattccttttggttttaaccgactatttctctaaatgggtggaagcaggagcattcgcccaaatacgggAACAAGAGgtaatcacctttatatggagGAACATCATCTGCCGATTCGGCCTACCCAATGAGATCAGCTGTGACAACGGAACCTAGTTCACAGGAAAGAAAACCGCTGAATTATTCGAGAAATGTCATATCAAGAGGATAATTTCAACCCCATATCACCCGGCGGGTAACGGACAAGCAAAGTATTCAAACAAGTCCatactaaacatcatgaagaaaaagctcgAGGACGTTAAGGGACTATGGCCGGAAATACTgccagaagtattatgggcataccgaacaactccAAAGACGAGCAGAGGAGAGACGCCTTACTCTTTAGCCTATGGGACCGAGGCAGTAAGACCGGTCGAAGTCGAAGAACCCAGCCTAAGGTACTCCATAAAAGTGGTAATAGTAATGATGAGAGTTGAAGCCAGGAACTCGACAAAAGCGatgaacgaagagatatggcatACATAAGAATGGTCGCCCAAAAATAGCAAGCAGAACGATATTTCAACAAGAAAGCAAAGGTCCGGCCGCTTAAAGTCAGGAACTACGTGCTGAAAGCCAAAACTCAAGCGAGCAAAGACCCTAGGGAAGGCAAAATGGGAACAAATCGGGACGGTCCATACAAAATCACAGCCAAAGCAAACAAGGGTTCATTCCAactagagacaatggaaggaaagcaactatcaaacaattggaacatcagCCACcacaaatacttcaacttctaagagAAAAAGTGTCCCCCAAGTCGTActttttttccctcacttgagttttgtcccttttgggttttctcaaggaggtttttaacgaggcggcaAAGGGAACACTTCGAGACGAAGTACGGGAGGGAGGGACTGTTTTCACTCTTTCAATTCTCGAATTCTTGATACTCTCCAAGCCAAATAATGAAGGGACTAGGTAGACTGGGACTGGGACTGGAACGCCAGCCAACACCCAAAATTTGTAACTCTCTCCAAGTATGTAACAAAAGCAACAACGTCGAAGTAAT
Proteins encoded in this window:
- the LOC142166976 gene encoding uncharacterized protein LOC142166976, which produces MSSILLKKFGETLTGGALTWYSQLPARSIETFEDMADTCVTAHAGAKKDEARVNDIFVVKQSLGEVLRDFLARFNRVRMTLPNMSKRMTVTDFQNRLSRDGSRTTTNLLSRLMKYLPTTWDKIHNAYCAKIGADEDDLNGPTHHRYKPNPEKNEDTTSGGITRSHGQTWNDTSHTPGRPPYLPSALKKAHLGRERELTGMREECGHKTEDSITLRQEVVNMLRQGHLKELLSDKGRNNFARGREHQGQSKHPSLARTINMMVGRGGDASINSVKFTTTHKLKWSITREQYD